The genomic DNA tcctcaatatgacatcccttcaaatatttaaacagggctatcatatcacctcttaaccttcttttctccaggctaaacatccccagcaccctaaggcgttcctcatagggcttggtttccagacccttcaccattttagtcaccctcctttggacacattccagtttctcaatgtcctttttgaattgtggcgctcagaactggacacaatattccaggtgggacctgaccagagaagaatagagtggcactattacttctcttgatgcagcataaaatcgcattggccttgttagctgctgcatcacattgttgactcatgttcaacttggggtcTATGAGGACTCTTAgaaccctttcacacatagtttcattcagccaggtgtcctccatcctatatctgtaggtttcatttttctgccctaagtgcagtactctgcatttctcagtgttgaaattcatcttgttagctttggcccagctttcaagtctattcaggtcattttgactcttgatcctgtcctctggggtattagctactcctcctagtttgatgtcatctgaaaatttaatAATTATGCCCCCAGTACTGTCATCCAAGtgactgataaagatgttgaatagcactgggcccaggacagagccctgtgggaccgcACTGGTCGCTAATTTGACCGTTCCCATCCCTCAGACTTACAATGTAaacaagacatgacacaaaaggagaagggaatggcagcagGGAAAGGGACCAAGCCCAGCAGATACTGTCAATTCTTCTCCCCCTCCAAGGGTAGATTTCCCCTTCCTTTTGGATCAAACATGGATCAGAacgaagactgcagtcaagaaatcagaagaaaccttactgttgaacataaaaaacccaaaaataacGACCATGGAAGATCTGCGCAGATTCAGCCGAGACTATGAGGAAATTGCATATGGAGGCTTTTGGTTATGTTGACATTTCCCCCCTGATGCTGCCtgtctcagcctccgaggaaggcaatggcaaactccctgtgAGCAAACCTTGACCCCCCAATACCACCATGCTTGTTAAGCTTGTAAAAGGAGCAAgactgaagataggaggaaggaacaggaaCAACCTAAGATACACGGATGACACTATAGTACTGGTGGACAACATCACAGATTCAGAACagttattaaggaaggtcaaagaagaaagtgcagaggCAGGCATATTACTGAACATAAAGACAACAAGGAGGACCTGCATACGTTCAaactggacaatgaggaaattgaaagttaagagttcctgtacctaggatcaaatattgatcagaatggagactgcagtgaaaaaaatcagaagaagactaggaatgaggagggcagctatgaaagaattagaaaaggtcCTCAAGGGCAAAgacatataactgagcactaaagtcaaaaCCATACAAGtgatcatattccccatcaccatgtatggaagtgaaagctggacagtgaagaaagctgataaaaagaaaagaaaatcagttcatttgagatgtggtgttgaagAAGATACCATAGATAGCCAAAAAAGACACAAATGAGGCCTTGAACGGACCaatcctgaaatctccctggaagccaaaatgacaaaaactGAGGCGCCACAAGGAGCATGATGGTGCATTTAGCAGATGAGGAAAGGATATAAATCCTTTCAGTTGATATTGCTGAAGTAGTAAAGTGGCTTTGAATGTCAGTCTTCTCTACAATATATCTGCTTTGCACCTTCCctttcatttatgtatttattggcTAATAAGCCGTTGGGGTCAAACCTTAAGAAGCTTTGGTGAGCCAGTCAGTGGTGGGTATTTTGCTCTCATGTTGGTGATATTCACCAATATGATCAATGGTGGCTGTGCAGAACTCATCACTGGGTGAAGCAACAGCCATTCCTTcggtttttaaaaacctggaagGTAAGTCATCTGTGTTTATCATGATGGCTAGGACTGTAGCCTCCATGTTCAGTGGCAATATGTTTAGACTATTAGATGCTGGGAATAAACCTGAAGAGATTGCAGTCATCATTATACCTGCTTCATGAGCTTTAGGTTAGCCACAATGAGTGGTGAGATACTGGGTAAAGTTGGTATAACACAGTAAGAGTGTTTATTTTAATGCTACTGTTGCAATCCAAGATAAATAATTGGTATGGAGAAGACACCAGTTAGGACCTCAGTGACATATGTTGAATTATAATTCTAAATTGTTGGATGCCTGCCCAGCCCTTTACTGTTAAGCATGTACTCGTTTTACATCAGACTCCTTTCTGTTCCAGGAAGTAGGTTATGGCTACTGTTCCTAGGAAAGGAATGTTGTTTCATAAGATGTGGCTGTGCCATTTCTCTATTCCTATTTCCTGCTAGGTGTATTTCTGCTCTGGCAGGTGCAAGACACTGTTTACAAAGTCATGTGGAGCAGGATGCCAGCTCTTTCTAGGATCCGGTTTAAGTGTCAGCAAAGCAGGATGGAAACCTCTGGCCTTGACTTTTATCATATTACTGGAACCCAAGTTACCTGGCTCACTAGACGGGAAGAAATGCATGGGGATTTTGTTCTGAATGCATGATTGGGCAGACAGAACCATTTTCTTAATCTACTGTTGCAgtaattttcttttccagttaCATTTGAAATCCTATGATTTGACTTGACCTCAGGTGGTCAGGCCACTGGATGTGTCTCTAGTAGCAGTTGATGTACAACAATATTACCTCTCATAAATGCTGGTCTTGCCTGCATCCTAAAAGTCTTGACATTTGGTGTCACATTTTGAATATACCAATGCCTGGCTCGAGTTAAACAAAACCTTGGTATGTTACCTCCATAAATGCTGATCAGCAACTCATTTTGGGATGAGGCCACTTAAGAGGAGATGGAGATTGGTGGGatcaattttctctctctcctctccctgcccCATTTTAATTGTCTAAATGTAATGCTACCACTCTGGTTTGGAGGCTGTGGGGGGAGTTGCCAATTCCAAGAAATGGATGGACTGTTGAAGTGAATCCCATTAATGATGTCCATCTTCTGGCATGTAGAAATCTGTAAAAACCAGACTGTTCCCATTGTACAGAGTTTTACATGATCTTCCTCAGTTGTCCCCATTCTTTTTGCTGGAAGAGTATCCTCTGACTTATGACTCTGTTCAAGACTAGGCTATGGTGGTTGCTGCCTGTTTCTGAAGGGGGAGATACTGAGATGAttcctgctctttctttctcaggCAATCGGCAACTGAAGTACATCAGTTTAGCTGTCTTAGTGGTGCAGAatgcctctctcatcctcagcaTTCGCTATGTACGCACGCTGCCTGGGGACCGATTCTTTGCCACATCAGCAGTGGTCATGGCTGAAGTCCTTAAAGGAGTCACCTGCCTGCTCCTCATCTTCATTCAGAAACAAGGTAGGTGCCTTGGCCCTCAGGTCACAGGCTGTGCAAGAAGCACCCTGTTCTCAGTTCTTGTTTCATAGTCAACAGCATTTCTTTTGAGCTTTTGCCTTCTTAGTTTAGTGGCTTGCTTGAAAAATCTAGATATTTTTCAAATTTAATCATGtagatatattattattacaacaagtTCGTTTGTTATAATTTAATGATGTAATATAAAGATGAGGGTGTGATGgtgttctctttctctgtgtaataaataataatatatgttttatCTCTGTCAGAATATAAAAATTCGTTATCTACTCAAACAAGTAAatcccagatttaaaaaaaatgaaaatctttatttatagtaATCTATAACTAAAATGTATGATGTTCACTAACataagttctttttaaaagagatagTGTAGAAGATACCTCTGATTATTAGTCACAATAGCCAACAATACAGTATAAAGTTTTATTACAGAGGTGGCATGCCTTTCCCCATGGAAGGGGATTGGCTCCATAGCATAAGTATAAGCCACTTGTGAACTTCCCTGACGTTTGCCAGACAAAAAGTTTGGCTTGATCAAGTGTGGAAATCTGGACTAGTGGCCTGGGAATCCACAGAACTATCTGGGATACAGGATCATCTCCTTGGCACAGCCACCTTATGCTGTCTTAGTGGTGCCCCCTCTTGGTATGAACTTTAGGAGACTTTGAGCCAAGACTTTGGCAAAAGGACTCACTGGCTCTGGCCATCTGCACCTCATCTACCTATTCATGTGTGTTCATCAAGGCATAGGTAGACAGGATTAAGCGGGTGCATTGTGGATCAGTGAGCAGGACCTCTGTGTACCACCACTGGTGTTCAGAATAAAAAGGATGAGATTAAAGAACTCTTTTCATCTTGTATGAGAGAGAGGTCACTGGGTGCATTACTGAGCCAGTGTTGCCAGCCTTTCAGACTTTTCTTGGCTCTTGTTAAAAGTTTGTTGTCAACCACATCAGGAGACTCTCtgtgcttcttctccttctccaggtAACTTAAAACAGTTTGCCATCTCCTTGTATGACTCCATTGTGGTGCAGTACATGGACACACTCAAACTAGCAGTGCCTTCTCTCATTTACACCCTCCAAAACAACCTCCAGTATGTGGCTATTTCCAACCTGCCTGCAGCCACCTTCCAGGTGAGACATCAGCTGTGGAACTGTACTTTTATGGTATTGTTTACCCTGGCATGGGCCAAATTATTCATGAATATCtgcttcagttttcttcattCACATTGTACACGAGCCATTCCCTAGTCCCTTACTCCCATGTTGAATGCTGGGTATCCTGAATTGTGGTCCCTTAATTCTTTAACACATCTGGAGTAACTGTCAATAAAGTCACGAGGACATAGACAGAGATGTCCTCTGCTGTGTGTTTCTTTATTTAACTCTCAGTCCCTACACCGTGGAAATGTTTGCCACAGAAAGTATTCATTAGAGATGTAGTTTCCCTTTTATACAATGTGTATAGAAGTATCCTTCAAAGGACTTCAtgctgttatgtgtgtgtgtgtttttaaaaaacagttctatAGAAGTAACATACTTATTTGGGGGCAGGATATATGGATGGACAGTGTGTTCTACACTCAGAAAAGCTGGCTTATGTGATTTTATAAATTATGCAAagttaaaaaaatctgaattactGTGCATGATTCTGCAATGTTTGAAAccattttgcataatttattctggtTTTGCTAGTTGGAAAGAAGAGCTGTCTGTGCCAGTATTGTCCATTTATTCTCAAGCATATGATTAGACAAGCATAAGTGCTAGAAACTAGTTCCCTTTATTGCAGTGCATGCAAATATAGTCAGTAGTGGAATTGCTCCCCCTCCCCAGTTCTATATTCTGTATGCCTCCCCCCTTTTCCTAGAATCACATTATGAACATAGACTTAAAGGAATCCAGTAGTGCCAAGAAGACAATTCTAGCATAAACCTTTGTAGACTcagtctatttcatcagatgcaagcAAACTATTGCATCTGATGGACTGAGGTCATTGCAACTTATGTTAGAAATTTCCTTTTCccggttagtcttaaaggtgctactagatccctttatgtctttttatgctagaacagactgacatggctaccTTTCTGGATACCTCAGTATGCACACAGTCCTGGGAATGTATTTCTGTTCCTCTTTCAGTTCAACagtctctccttccccttccatgAGGTTAAGGGGTTGAACTGGGTGTGTTAATGGCTTTGTTAAATCAGTGTAAGTCTCTTTGAGAGTTTACTCTCATATGTTACATAGATAACAAGATGTGATATGAATAGAAGTAGGATGCTAGACTGCATCATCTGATGTGTTGACTTGATCCCAGAGTCCAAATTTTGTAGCTACCTAGAATTTTGAGGGTAGAGCATAGCCATACTCCTGCCCTGGTTGGCAGCTGTCCTGTCCCTTGGCATGTTGGGGTGCCTACTAAACTGCACTCCTTTCTCAGGTCACCTACCAACTGAAGATCCTCACCACAGCTGTCTTCTCGGTGCTGATGCTCCGCAAGAGTCTGTCCCGTCTCCAGTGGCTGTCCCTTGTGCTGCTTTTTGCTGGTGTAGCCATTGTCCAGGTGGAGCAACAGCAGGCAGGGGGCAAAGGAACCCCCGGGGGCCAGGGAGCACAACAGCAGCAGACCTACATTGTGGGGCTGATGGCCGTGGTGGTGTCGTGCCTCTCATCTGGCTTTGCTGGGGTCTATTTTGAAAAGATCCTCAAAGGCAGTGCAGCCTCTGTCTGGCTACGTAACGTTCAACTGGGCATCTTCGGGACCTTGCTGGGGCTGTTGGGCATGTGGTCCACGGATGGAACAGCcgtggctgagcatggattcttCTTTGGCTACACCCCGCTGGTGTGGGGAGTGATCCTGAACCAggcctttggaggtcttttggTGGCATTAGTTGTGAAATATGCGGACAACATCCTGAAGGGCTTTGCCACCTCCTTCTCCATCGTGGTGTCCACCGTGGCTTCCATCTACCTCTTTGACTTCCATCTCAACTTACCCTTTGCTCTAGGAGCAGGGCTGGTCATAGGGGCTGTCTATCTATACAGCTTGCCCAAGGGACCTTTGACCAGCCGGTCCTTAATGGGGACAGCTACACAGCAGCAGGGCCATGCAGCACAAAGCAAAGAACTTCCTTCCGTGACGACAGATGGCTTCCTGACCAAGTCAGTGCTGGTCAATTGAGAAGAGCAGACCACATCCTGCATACTTGTCCTTGGTTTTTTATGAAGTTTTCACAGTTTCTTATGTTTCGcatctgattcccccccccattctactcctttctctttctgtcatGCTTCCCCCGCCAATCCTTGACCTTGtgctttcctttcccccctttgctATGCCTGCTAACTAGTCTCTCATTCACTGAACCTACTGTGTATAATTCATTTGTACATCCCCTCTACTGGCTGCTTCTGCTGTTGCCCAACTGAAGCTATCCAACTTTTCTCAGCTTCTTACACTTTATGTCTTGTTTTCCCACTGTCCCTGTTTGAGAGCGCTGTCTGCCCCAGCAGAAGCAGCTGTGATGGCTTTGGGATCACCCACAGCCTTTACCCTGAAACTTTCAAAGTTATCCCTCTTGTTTGCAGGAGGCACATTTACAAAGAgatgtatttttatatgaatGCTTTGAATTGAAGGATCAAGTACAGCTAGAATGTGAATAGAAGATGTGAGGTAGTGGATATCCTTCTTTCCTTGAAGGTACTCAGCTATACACAAGGAAATGAAGGTGGAAGGAAGTCTCATCTGCCATTTTCAGTATATCAATATTCTGtatgagggtgggtgggtgggtaccATGTCTTTGGAAGTGGAGGGAATTCTGTTGCTTAAAGCTAGTCACTGGGAATTTGTCAGATTTATCTTCTGTGGCAGATAGAATTAATTGAGAAGGGTTTTGAGTGCAGAGAGGGATTGTGAGATAGAACCAGGCTCTGCTTGTGTAAGTAAGGCAGAAAAGATAAGGTGAATAGGTTTTGCGTGTTGCATAAGGAAACTGGTAATAAGGCAGCTGGAAGACTTGGTTCAGTCTACTCTCCAGCTCTGGGTGGGTAGTAGGATATGTTGAATCATAGTGGACTGTAAACTGAATTTGAGGCAGCCTTAATTCTTGCCTGCCTTCGTTTGGTGTCCATAAGCATTTGATGGTCacttggagtggggtgggggagcaTGAATCATTATTTACTAATTGAGATTTCACATTGGGTGAAGGACAAATGGATTGTCTCATTGAGACATTTGACTTGAAATAGCTTGCAAAAGATCTGAGGAAACAGGTTGGTTCGCACAGGGTTGCCAGATGTGGAAGCCAGATGTCCATCCACTGGAGAGCTAAGCTAGGCAGGAATTCTTCAGATTGCATCTTTGCTGTTACTGAGTGGAGATGCTCAGAAACATGTTCAAGTTTCTGTTTCAGAACATCTCCACTCAGTAGCACCCTTACGGCATCTCTGGGGTTATTGTATAGCAGAAATATCTCTACTCACCAGTTTCTTTCGTAAAATGAGGATTGAGTATGTTTGTAAATTGCAACCAGGATTCTTAGCCAGCTGACAGCCATGCACTACAGTTTGGACAGGTTATTTTTCTGagactatggttcccagaattctttagccgGTATGTCATTGGATTCTGAGTAGTAGTCCGAAATAGTAATGTCCTTGAGCTCTGTAGAGGAGCCACTAAAATGAAGGCAACCATGTCTCTGTGACTTATATATGTCCTTGGCTTTGAACATCTAAGTAGCCAGCACAAGATCCCTTGTAGGCTGCCAGTGTGTAAATCAGTTTGGTTGGTTAGCCATCTTGGGGGCTTAAGCTTCAAGCTTCACAACTGAAGAGCAGGCAGGTCAGACTTCTGGCAGGCCGTACACACTAAGTACCTCAGTTTCCCAACTTTGTTAATGGCAGGGTGCGGATTGCCGGGGGGTGGTCTACCTTATTCTAAATCATTATGTAGTCTCTACTGACGGGGGCTGtattttgggtggtggtggtggtatgggGAGCACTAACCCTTACAGGGCCAGGAGATGGTTTGGTGTCAgcagtggttgttttttttatgcTGGCGCGTGGTGAGAAGATAATCAAAGGTAACACGGAGTACATAAATGGGGTGGGTTTTTTAAACTGTTGATTGTTTTCTATAAATCCTGCTTttttaaggaaataaaaacaaaacaaaagaacctGTACTGTTTGCCAATGTACATAAACCACAGATGAATAAAGAGAGTGTATTTATTTAGCCTTATTGCTAAATGATTGAGGAAGCCTTGAAAGGGGCAGGTCTTGGTCTCACTCACTGCATGTCTAACCCTATTAACACTGGGAagggggtgggaggggggagtTTGGGCTCAGGGTCAAGCATCATGAGAGGCAAGAGGGACGGGGTGGTATCTGAGGCAGGGCCTTGCAAGGCTCTGGTGCAAAAACCTGCTGTCCCTGcaaggttgtttttctttttctttaaacacacaaaaaataagaGAGAGCCTGGTCACTGTTGACTGGCTTTGGGTGGCCTTTCGCTCCTCTGATGGAATAGTCACAATCAGACCCAGCATCGAGACTAGGATTAAATAGGGTAGCCTCCTGGTTAAATAAATCTAGGTTTGTAGTTTGCAAAGTTAATGTAAACACTAAGCTACTTGGATGCCTATTCTGCAGCGGTGTAGCTATGGGGGCAAAATGAGTCCAGATAAATTTTACTTCGGTCCTCAAATGTatagcattgcagagagagagatggaaaatcatatatttgctgtgtttccgTTCTTTTGGTCACTTTActggccccttttctttggatgcctaaactgtatttctctccactatatgcatctaaggaagtagactgaagtctactgaagctcatgctgccatctttatttcagttagtttcaaaggtgctacaagatctccgaAGAAtgtatttccaaatgctcaactgaaTTTTTTAGTTACTGCAGTGCttaaaatttggggactgaaggaaaatttcagggGAGGGAGTAGATTCCTCTTGGGGGAAGCTCTGCTCTTCTGAGATGAAACCATTCAAATTCTGTGTGATTAATTGGGGACACTCTTTATGAAGAGGTTAATAGAATGAATATTGCACTCTTGGGGTAGAGGATCTGACCAGCAactctttatttaaaatattaaggaGCATGCAATGACAACCGAGAGCCATGGAAACTGGCACAGCATCAAGggccagacccagaaagatggGGTGTAAGTGGCCTTTGGATAGATGTTCCAAAGGGTTCTTTTTAATATGACAGAATGTCTTTTTGGGTGCTATCTTGACCAtatgttatccatggagggtttTTTTAGATACCCTTTTTTGCAGTGTGTAGAGCTGATCATCTTTTTCAGATTTCAGTATTTCCTACTGTGCATTTTCCAAACCTTCAGGATTGGTTTTCATGGTGACTTGAAGGTCCAGATGCAGGCTGTACCACctgaaagattctgggagttataaaaaagtaaattttccaagttttGGTTAAAGATTTCAGCATTGTTAATTTGGAAGTCAAGTTGGGGAGGGGGTGAAGAGGAAAGTATAAAAGGGAACCAGACTTTGGTGTAAAATCAGAGTAGAGTTACAAAAGATACCTCGCCCACAACTTTGAAATATTGGAAAGGAAGGGAATGCTAATATGGAGTGTCCAAGCCAGAGTTCACAAGGTGGCTCTCGTC from Sceloporus undulatus isolate JIND9_A2432 ecotype Alabama chromosome 2, SceUnd_v1.1, whole genome shotgun sequence includes the following:
- the SLC35A2 gene encoding UDP-galactose translocator — translated: MAAAGGPGNGGGGGSPALASGGNRQLKYISLAVLVVQNASLILSIRYVRTLPGDRFFATSAVVMAEVLKGVTCLLLIFIQKQGNLKQFAISLYDSIVVQYMDTLKLAVPSLIYTLQNNLQYVAISNLPAATFQVTYQLKILTTAVFSVLMLRKSLSRLQWLSLVLLFAGVAIVQVEQQQAGGKGTPGGQGAQQQQTYIVGLMAVVVSCLSSGFAGVYFEKILKGSAASVWLRNVQLGIFGTLLGLLGMWSTDGTAVAEHGFFFGYTPLVWGVILNQAFGGLLVALVVKYADNILKGFATSFSIVVSTVASIYLFDFHLNLPFALGAGLVIGAVYLYSLPKGPLTSRSLMGTATQQQGHAAQSKELPSVTTDGFLTKISSKEKGS